Proteins from a single region of Sylvia atricapilla isolate bSylAtr1 chromosome 7, bSylAtr1.pri, whole genome shotgun sequence:
- the FEV gene encoding protein FEV translates to MRHGTGAVPLLLNMYLPDPVGETLFKDGKSQAWGSLSPGVQKGSGQIQLWQFLLELLSDRANLNCIAWEGTNGEFKLIDPDEVARRWGERKSKPNMNYDKLSRALRYYYDKNIMTKVHGKRYAYKFDFHGLAQVCQPTTPDHTLYKFQGNLTPLPFSGISKLNLMTSGVTPAGFSYWPGSSPSLYPGHGLQPSASFSAMAASHLNNMNNHYH, encoded by the exons ATGAGACACGGCACCGGAGCGGTGCCACTGCTGCTCAACATGTACCTGCCAG atcCAGTCGGGGAAACTTTGTTCAAAGACGGGAAGAGCCAGGCGTGGGGGTCTCTCAGCCCCGGCGTGCAGAAAG GCAGCGGGCAGATCCAGCTGTGGCAGTTCTTGCTGGAGCTGCTTTCGGACCGAGCCAACCTGAACTGCATCGCCTGGGAAGGCACCAATGGCGAGTTCAAGCTGATTGACCCTGACGAGGTGGCGCGGCGCTGGGGTGAGCGGAAGAGCAAACCCAACATGAATTACGACAAGCTGAGCCGGGCACTGCGCTACTACTACGACAAGAACATCATGACCAAGGTCCACGGCAAGCGCTACGCCTACAAGTTCGACTTCCACGGGCTGGCACAGGTGTGCCAGCCAACCACCCCTGATCACACTCTCTACAAATTTCAGGGCAACCTGACACCACTGCCCTTCTCGGGCATCTCCAAACTCAACCTCATGACCTCGGGTGTGACACCAGCTGGCTTCTCCTactggcctggctccagcccatCCCTCTACCCTGGGCACGGTCTTCAGCCCTCAGCCTCGTTCAGTGCCATGGCAGCCTCCCACCTCAACAATATGAACAACCATTACCATTAG